Proteins co-encoded in one Malus sylvestris chromosome 9, drMalSylv7.2, whole genome shotgun sequence genomic window:
- the LOC126633774 gene encoding F-box protein At5g49610-like — MPAAATASTASYTDEYDDDIVIEILSRLPVKSLIRFRCVCKSWWALISDYYFVMKHCTRAVMESNCAHNRFRLLSSVRPPESIDYKELLLLDTKDYDDGSCVASTELRLPKRLNGTTVVGSYNGLICLHQQTYDCLFLCNPSTGDVNRLPLLPTVVRKRQI; from the coding sequence ATGCCGGCAGCAGCAACTGCTTCTACGGCCTCTTATACCGATGAGTACGATGATGACATTGTTATTGAGATACTGTCAAGGCTCCCAGTCAAATCTCTAATAAGATTCCGCTGTGTGTGCAAGTCATGGTGGGCTTTAATCTCcgattattattttgttatgaaGCATTGTACCCGCGCAGTCATGGAATCCAACTGCGCGCATAACAGATTCAGACTTCTTTCTTCAGTCAGACCTCCGGAATCCATAGATTACAAAGAACTATTATTATTGGACACGAAGGATTATGATGATGGTAGTTGTGTTGCAAGCACAGAGCTTCGTTTACCAAAACGGCTGAATGGCACAACAGTTGTGGGCTCTTACAACGGCTTGATATGTTTACATCAACAGACCTACGACTGCTTGTTCTTATGCAACCCTAGCACCGGAGACGTCAACAGGTTACCACTATTACCAACtgttgtgcggaagcgtcaaatatga
- the LOC126634335 gene encoding indole-3-glycerol phosphate synthase, chloroplastic-like isoform X3 has translation MEALASFRAVASLSSRARNPISASAFDARRAKWLSLPSSSSSIVRAQQMQSKGTPPSAVEVEGEQEPEKVELKIKEWEVGMYHNEVAASQGIRIRRRPPTGPPQHYVGPFEFRLQNEGNTPRNILEEIIWHKDTQVAQRQPLYSLKKDLDNAPPVRDFVGALRAAHSRTGLPGLIAEVKKASPSRGVLRENFDPVEIAQAYEKGGAACLSVLADEKYFQGSYENMVAIRNAGVKCPLLCKEFIIEAWQIYYARTKGADAILLIAAVLPDLDIKYMTKICKMLGMATLVEVHDEREMDRVLGIEGVELIGINNRNLETFEVDTGNTKKLLEGERGELIRQRDIIVVGESGLFTPDDIAYVQEAGVKAVLVGESIVKQDDPQKGIAELFGKDISL, from the exons ATGGAGGCCTTGGCTTCCTTCCGGGCTGttgcttctctctcttcccgcGCCAGAAACCCCATTTCCGCCTCCGCTTTCGACGCTCGTAGAGCAAAGTGGCTCTCTCTTCCTTCGTCGTCTTCCTCCATTGTTCGAGCTCAGCAG aTGCAGTCTAAGGGCACTCCGCCGTCGGCGGTTGAGGTGGAAGGTGAACAGGAGCCGGAGAAAGTTGAGCTGAAAATCAAGGAATGGGAGGTGGGTATGTACCACAATGAGGTGGCTGCGAGTCAGGGAATTAGAATCAGGAGGAGGCCTCCCACAGGACCCCCTCAGCACTATGTGGGACCTTTCGAGTTCCGGTTGCAGAACGAGGGCAACACTCCACGGAATATTCTGGAGGAAATCATATGGCACAAGGACACTCAAGTTGCTCAG AGGCAACCTCTGTATTCATTGAAGAAAGATCTTGACAATGCTCCGCCGGTGAGGGATTTTGTTGGAGCTCTGAGGGCAGCGCATTCACGAACTGGTCTGCCCGGTTTGATTGCTGAAGTGAAAAAGGCTTCCCCAAGTAGAGGAGTTTTGAGGGAAAATTTTGATCCT GTTGAAATTGCACAAGCTTATGAAAAAGGGGGAGCTGCTTGTCTTAGTGTTTTGGCAGATGAAAAGTATTTTCAG GGAAGCTATGAAAATATGGTGGCGATAAGAAATGCTGGAGTGAAG TGCCCTCTGTTGTGCAAAGAATTTATCATCGAGGCTTGGCAAATCTACTATGCTCGAACCAAAGGTGCAGATGCGATTCTTTTGATTGCTGCTGTTTTGCCTGACCTTGACATCAAATACATGACAAAGATCTGCAAGATGCTTGGCATGGCAACACTTGTTGAG GTGCATGATGAGAGGGAAATGGACCGTGTTCTTGGCATTGAGGGGGTTGAGTTAATTGGCATCAACAACCGCAATCTTG AAACATTTGAGGTTGATACTGGTAACACAAAGAAGCTTCTTGAAGGAGAGCGTGGCGAATTAATCCGTCAGAGAGACATCATTGTGGTAGGAGAATCTGGACTGTTTACACCGGATGACATTGCCTATGTACAAGAAGCTGGTGTTAAAGCGGTTTTGGTAGGAGAGTCAATTGTGAAACAGGATGACCCTCAGAAGGGAATAGCTGAACTTTTTGGTAAAGACATTTCCTTATAA
- the LOC126634335 gene encoding indole-3-glycerol phosphate synthase, chloroplastic-like isoform X2 — protein MEALASFRAVASLSSRARNPISASAFDARRAKWLSLPSSSSSIVRAQQSKGTPPSAVEVEGEQEPEKVELKIKEWEVGMYHNEVAASQGIRIRRRPPTGPPQHYVGPFEFRLQNEGNTPRNILEEIIWHKDTQVAQLKQRQPLYSLKKDLDNAPPVRDFVGALRAAHSRTGLPGLIAEVKKASPSRGVLRENFDPVEIAQAYEKGGAACLSVLADEKYFQGSYENMVAIRNAGVKCPLLCKEFIIEAWQIYYARTKGADAILLIAAVLPDLDIKYMTKICKMLGMATLVEVHDEREMDRVLGIEGVELIGINNRNLETFEVDTGNTKKLLEGERGELIRQRDIIVVGESGLFTPDDIAYVQEAGVKAVLVGESIVKQDDPQKGIAELFGKDISL, from the exons ATGGAGGCCTTGGCTTCCTTCCGGGCTGttgcttctctctcttcccgcGCCAGAAACCCCATTTCCGCCTCCGCTTTCGACGCTCGTAGAGCAAAGTGGCTCTCTCTTCCTTCGTCGTCTTCCTCCATTGTTCGAGCTCAGCAG TCTAAGGGCACTCCGCCGTCGGCGGTTGAGGTGGAAGGTGAACAGGAGCCGGAGAAAGTTGAGCTGAAAATCAAGGAATGGGAGGTGGGTATGTACCACAATGAGGTGGCTGCGAGTCAGGGAATTAGAATCAGGAGGAGGCCTCCCACAGGACCCCCTCAGCACTATGTGGGACCTTTCGAGTTCCGGTTGCAGAACGAGGGCAACACTCCACGGAATATTCTGGAGGAAATCATATGGCACAAGGACACTCAAGTTGCTCAG TTGAAGCAGAGGCAACCTCTGTATTCATTGAAGAAAGATCTTGACAATGCTCCGCCGGTGAGGGATTTTGTTGGAGCTCTGAGGGCAGCGCATTCACGAACTGGTCTGCCCGGTTTGATTGCTGAAGTGAAAAAGGCTTCCCCAAGTAGAGGAGTTTTGAGGGAAAATTTTGATCCT GTTGAAATTGCACAAGCTTATGAAAAAGGGGGAGCTGCTTGTCTTAGTGTTTTGGCAGATGAAAAGTATTTTCAG GGAAGCTATGAAAATATGGTGGCGATAAGAAATGCTGGAGTGAAG TGCCCTCTGTTGTGCAAAGAATTTATCATCGAGGCTTGGCAAATCTACTATGCTCGAACCAAAGGTGCAGATGCGATTCTTTTGATTGCTGCTGTTTTGCCTGACCTTGACATCAAATACATGACAAAGATCTGCAAGATGCTTGGCATGGCAACACTTGTTGAG GTGCATGATGAGAGGGAAATGGACCGTGTTCTTGGCATTGAGGGGGTTGAGTTAATTGGCATCAACAACCGCAATCTTG AAACATTTGAGGTTGATACTGGTAACACAAAGAAGCTTCTTGAAGGAGAGCGTGGCGAATTAATCCGTCAGAGAGACATCATTGTGGTAGGAGAATCTGGACTGTTTACACCGGATGACATTGCCTATGTACAAGAAGCTGGTGTTAAAGCGGTTTTGGTAGGAGAGTCAATTGTGAAACAGGATGACCCTCAGAAGGGAATAGCTGAACTTTTTGGTAAAGACATTTCCTTATAA
- the LOC126634335 gene encoding indole-3-glycerol phosphate synthase, chloroplastic-like isoform X1 — protein sequence MEALASFRAVASLSSRARNPISASAFDARRAKWLSLPSSSSSIVRAQQMQSKGTPPSAVEVEGEQEPEKVELKIKEWEVGMYHNEVAASQGIRIRRRPPTGPPQHYVGPFEFRLQNEGNTPRNILEEIIWHKDTQVAQLKQRQPLYSLKKDLDNAPPVRDFVGALRAAHSRTGLPGLIAEVKKASPSRGVLRENFDPVEIAQAYEKGGAACLSVLADEKYFQGSYENMVAIRNAGVKCPLLCKEFIIEAWQIYYARTKGADAILLIAAVLPDLDIKYMTKICKMLGMATLVEVHDEREMDRVLGIEGVELIGINNRNLETFEVDTGNTKKLLEGERGELIRQRDIIVVGESGLFTPDDIAYVQEAGVKAVLVGESIVKQDDPQKGIAELFGKDISL from the exons ATGGAGGCCTTGGCTTCCTTCCGGGCTGttgcttctctctcttcccgcGCCAGAAACCCCATTTCCGCCTCCGCTTTCGACGCTCGTAGAGCAAAGTGGCTCTCTCTTCCTTCGTCGTCTTCCTCCATTGTTCGAGCTCAGCAG aTGCAGTCTAAGGGCACTCCGCCGTCGGCGGTTGAGGTGGAAGGTGAACAGGAGCCGGAGAAAGTTGAGCTGAAAATCAAGGAATGGGAGGTGGGTATGTACCACAATGAGGTGGCTGCGAGTCAGGGAATTAGAATCAGGAGGAGGCCTCCCACAGGACCCCCTCAGCACTATGTGGGACCTTTCGAGTTCCGGTTGCAGAACGAGGGCAACACTCCACGGAATATTCTGGAGGAAATCATATGGCACAAGGACACTCAAGTTGCTCAG TTGAAGCAGAGGCAACCTCTGTATTCATTGAAGAAAGATCTTGACAATGCTCCGCCGGTGAGGGATTTTGTTGGAGCTCTGAGGGCAGCGCATTCACGAACTGGTCTGCCCGGTTTGATTGCTGAAGTGAAAAAGGCTTCCCCAAGTAGAGGAGTTTTGAGGGAAAATTTTGATCCT GTTGAAATTGCACAAGCTTATGAAAAAGGGGGAGCTGCTTGTCTTAGTGTTTTGGCAGATGAAAAGTATTTTCAG GGAAGCTATGAAAATATGGTGGCGATAAGAAATGCTGGAGTGAAG TGCCCTCTGTTGTGCAAAGAATTTATCATCGAGGCTTGGCAAATCTACTATGCTCGAACCAAAGGTGCAGATGCGATTCTTTTGATTGCTGCTGTTTTGCCTGACCTTGACATCAAATACATGACAAAGATCTGCAAGATGCTTGGCATGGCAACACTTGTTGAG GTGCATGATGAGAGGGAAATGGACCGTGTTCTTGGCATTGAGGGGGTTGAGTTAATTGGCATCAACAACCGCAATCTTG AAACATTTGAGGTTGATACTGGTAACACAAAGAAGCTTCTTGAAGGAGAGCGTGGCGAATTAATCCGTCAGAGAGACATCATTGTGGTAGGAGAATCTGGACTGTTTACACCGGATGACATTGCCTATGTACAAGAAGCTGGTGTTAAAGCGGTTTTGGTAGGAGAGTCAATTGTGAAACAGGATGACCCTCAGAAGGGAATAGCTGAACTTTTTGGTAAAGACATTTCCTTATAA